The nucleotide sequence CAAGGATCATTCATTCGGTGTTCGTCTTTAAATTCAGGTGCTTTGAGGTttatatctactccctccgttcctaaatataaggtttttttagacatttcaaatggacaacaacatacggatgtatgtagacatattttgaagtatagattcactaattttggttcgtatgtagtcacttgttgtaaTCTCtagaaaatatttaggaacggagggagtagtttgaaaTGCAAATGATATGTCTGCACTTTCTAAGCTTGTCCGCTTGCTCATGTAATGCAGGAAGAAATTCATGAGTTGCTCCTGAGCTTCGCGGAGGCTGGTGCCAATGTGGTGCGGTTGAAAGGCGGCGATCCTCTGGTAACACGCACTTCATATTTTCAATACTAGTACTCGATAGTTATCTATTAGTACTGGTCGATGATTCTTGTACGTAGTAGTCCCAGTTGGTACTAGAAGAGAAGCCAATTTCTGTATGGCTTTTCACATCAAGTCCTTGATCCTAGAAAAAAAGACAGATTGGAGGAAAACAGCTTATTCCCAATTTAGGCTTTGTTGCATGTGCATCAATGTTAAACTGACCGAGCATTATAAACACTTCTCCGTGCAATAGCTACTGCTCTGTAGAAATACTTCTCCATGCAATATCTGTAATGTTCTATGCTCATAAttaaaaggtactccctccgtttcaaaatagatgactcaactttatactaagttagtataaagttgggtcatctatttaggaacggagggagtagagaaCAAAATATGCCAAATTATGGCATTTTAGTATAAAATACTAACAAGAAAAAAGATAATCCTACCAACAGCCTATGTTAAAAATCCCAACATTAGGATGCTTGTTccaatctctctctctttttgtcaAACATAGATATCCTCATACTCCAGCTGAGAACTCACGTTAGTGATATAGTGATATGTACTTTACCTTGGAGGAAGTATGTTAATCGTGCTCTTTTCAGGTTTTTGGAAGGGGTGGAGAAGAGATGGATTTTCTACAACAACAAGGAATTAGAGTTGAAGTTATTCCAGGTATAGTAAGCCTGTGATGGCGGCTTGGATAATTTTCACTATTTGCCATGAAACAGGTAATAATCGCTTGCATCCAAACATCTACAGGAATTACCTCTGCTTCAGGAATTGCAGCTGAACTTGGTATTCCACTAACCCATCGGGGTGTCGCTACCAGGTATCTTTCTTGTGATGTGGCCGACTGTTCTAGCTGTTGCCCTTTATCAAAACATGCTTTTCTTTGAAATGGCTTCTGTGTGATCTTCATCACAGCTGATCAGTTGATTTTCATCATCTGCATCTACTTCTCAAATGCAACTTGAAATTTTTGTCTAATTTAGTAAATATTGTAGTTGAGGTACGATGCTACTAGCTTAATACTCCCAAATGCATGTCATTTGCTCAACGTAATTTGACTATAAAAGCAGTATAGTGGAAATACTTTGCACTGGTACTCCATTTGCCTATCTTTGTGTTCTTAAGTCCTGTGGCTGAATAGAAGCAAGAAAAAGGTTTTTTTAAatgaggcaaaagacttgccattttcatatATATGAAGAAAGTGAGAATCACCTGGTCAATTACGGAAAACCAGGTTAAAAACGATACAACCACCCACCTTGGAACATGACAGCCTTGATTGCACGGCCAGCCAATCTGGCACACAACAGATACACTGCACACACACTGTTGAGGAGGAAAGCACCGCTGATGTATCTGTTGTGTCGTTGTCATCACTCCTAGAGCAAGCGACTCTGACTTTGCCATCGACAACCACGAGAACGCCCTCAGCACAATAGTCTTGTGAAGTCACACTAAGAACAACCAAACAATCAGCCACACACGCTGACCACAAAGCAGCTGCGAATCTAAAGGCGAGCTACGACGGAGCGAAATGCAAGTTTTGCGCCAAGGAGGAACACAACAACCGGACCACCCATCACATGTCATTGTCAGTTGTCACCACCCAGATGACACCGACATTGCTTTGTCTTCATAGGAACAAACAAACCACGGTGAGACCATGGACTCGCAGAAGAGTTGACTACCAAAGCCTGGCGCAACCCCGACATTGCTCATCCCTTCGTCATTGGCGCACAAGCCCTGAGACCAACCACTGCCAACTTCCACTGGTCCCTCCGGCTGTAGCATAACTCCAAAAATGATCCAAGGAGGGAGATCATGTATAAGTGTCATCATCATCCAACCACACGGATCTAGGGTTCCCCCTGGAGCTATCTCAGGAGGGAAAGAGAGCATCACCTCGATGAAGCCTTCAAGAACTAAACAGTACTTGGAAGCGTCATTATTGTGGGCTCCGGCCATCGGCTAGAGACAAGGCCTTTGTCTGGCTCAGGGCAACTCCAACGCGGATCACCAAACTGCCCGCGAATGTCCGGAGTATTTTTGCCATCCAACGGCGGTCACCAAAATTGTCCTGACTGGTCCGGACCGAAATCCCACAAACCGGAACCAAACTGGGGGTGGTTTGCAGGTGTTCGGACGTCCGCCGTGTAGGCATCCGATAACGTGGACCCACCCAAAAACCCCTCTCCTGCCTCTCCCGCCACGTCGCATTCATGCCTGTTCAGAGTGGATGTGAATGGACGGGGCAACTTCCTACCGCACTCAAGCTGGCTGACCGGCTGTCCGCCTGCCGGGCATTGACACTGGCGCGGCGAACGATAAGCCAACTCGGGGGCCCGCATTCAAGCCGCCATCTCTGATATTTCCAGCCCATCAGATATGACAGATATCATGGTAATGCTTTTTCCTGGGTGAAAGGAAGGCCCTGCCATGCCTGCAAACTTTGTTTAAGAGGAAAATAAGATGATTATAGATATCATGGTAAACGAACAGACTGGCAAAATTAATTGTTGGTGATGCATTTATGCAATGAGAAAGTGTTTATGAATGCTGAGTAGTACATTTTTGACATATCATCTTTTTTTGCAGTGTCAGATTTTTAACCGGACACTCTAGAAATGGTGGGACGGATCCTCTACATGTGGCAGAGAATGCAGCCGACCCAGAAACAACTTTGGTTGTGTATATGGGTTTGTCAACACTACCATCACTTGCTCCCAAGTTAATGAAGCACGGTCTTCCACCAGATACTCCTGCTGTTGCAGTAGAGCGTGGGACTACCCCCCAACAGCGAATGGTACCGACTCACAGAGCCTTACCATCTGAATTGTGTTCCAGCCTTAGCTTTTAGATGCTGAATATTTCCTTTGCTGTAGGTATTTGCAATGTTGAAGGATCTTGTGAATGAGGTCCACTCGGCGGATCTAGTTTCTCCAACTCTGATAATTATCGGCAAGGTGGTGGCCTTGTCACCCCTTTGGGTTGAGTCATCTGAACATGATGCTCTTAATAATGAGAACTCGTCGCAACCGAGTCCAACAGTTTCTCCTGTATAAAGTACATGGCCACAAGGGATGTTGATGAACGTCATGCTTTTGGAACATTTCCAAATTGAGATCTAAGGCTATATGATCTGGTTTAGGTTAGGACATGCAAACACAGGACGTAGTGAATCTGGACAAGAGAGCAAACACAGGAAGCATATATTTTGAATATTGCAGTTGCAGAAGACAGTACATAAAACCACAGAGAACAAGGGTTCACTTTAACCGGCGGCAACAGTCTGTGATTCGGCATAATCTACTGAACTGCAGCAAATCTTCAGCATAGTTTAGTTTTGGTCTTGGACCATATGTATATCTTGAATCAAAGGTAGGATCTGTTTTTTGTCTCCCTTTGTCGCATTACTTTGTTTAGGGGCTACTCTTGAAACACGTTGGGCATTGTATGCCATTATTCTGTCAAGCTCATTTGTTGGGCTTAATAACGAATTTTGAACTAGTTCCGCACGGGATCAGTCGAGGAATCATGGACTAGTCTCTGAAGGTTTCGGTTGGAAGGCAAATACAGACTCATAGACTAGTCTTGCAACCCTTAATCATTAGTTTTGCTATGTGTTGAAACTAACACtactagtacaatgcccgtgcgttgccacgggctcttgaaatattTTGCAAAAGTTATATAAAAACaatgcatgttaaatttcacacGTCATACAATATAACACAGACATCGCGTAAGATACATAGTGGGAGGAACCCAGCCTCCTTAGAAATATAACACAGACATCGCGTAAGATACATAGTGGGAGGAACCCAGCCTTCTCAGACTTTAGCGCTTCCTGACCGTTGGATTTGGTTCTTGATACATTTTGGACCGTCAGATCAAGCCCCCGGTTGATCCCATTCGTCGGATCGAAACTGGGCTACCAACGCATGTTATTCCGGTGCCCCGCCAAGGGCATTATTGGAATTTCATCAACAGGTATAGAAAGCCCAACGCGCCTCTCCTATCCCAAATCTAGCCGCCGCATCGCCCCGTTCCAATTCTCCCGCCGCCGCTCGCGGTGCTCCttgccacgccgccgccgctcgccgtgctCCTCGCCCTTCCTGtctcgccgcccctccctccttctcctccatcGCCAGGAGAGGTCGCCGCTCGCCGTGCTCCTTGctacgccgccgccgctcgccgtgctCCCCGTCCTTCCTGTCTCGCCGCCcctccctccatctcctccatcGCCAGGAGAGGCTCAGCCTCGCTCGGGCCGCTGCTCCCCGGTCGAGTTCGTGTGCCTGCATCGTCAGGAGGAGCGGAGGTTGCGGCTCACGTATCTGCTCCTCCATGGACTGCAACACGGATGGGGGAAGACGTACAACCCGTTCTCTGTGTCCCTGGCGTCATCGCTACCGCCTCTTCTCCACTTCCTCTGGTGCTCATCGCAGGTTTTTTTCTTGAACAGATTGTAAACCCTATATGTCCTGTTTGTTGTCTTGAAGATAGGTTGGTTGATGCAATCTGTGTATCTTGGAACTCAGGCTGCAAACCTTCAGATGGGTGTGGTAATGAACTTTTCCTTTCCTTAGCAtttcattttcctcttgtttttagTTATTTCCAGTAGCGCTTTGCCTTATCTAATTGTTTGAGCACGCTCGTGATATTAGGCCACATTTGAAGAAAAACATAGGCACTATTTTGACTTCCATCGGAGAAGTGGCTAATTGCCTTTATAGGAGGTCAGTAGAAAGCAATCAATTACTATGTCATTAAAACAATAGCAGAAGTGTTCTTCATCATGGTGGTTCGGTTGAACTGTTCTGGTGGTAGTTTCCTTGGGTCAATTGAAGGTAACCTGAGTTTTTCTAACCCGTTTTTGTGTCTTGTATTGATATTTTCCTTGTGTGACCCCACCAAAAGATATCTCGATGCAACTATTTTCTAATCTAAACACGAATGACTTTTAGCAGGCTCTTAGTTTTCATGCACTTAGCAGGAATGCTACTTTGTTACTTGGTTTGATAAAATAACTACATCGAAGATATATAGATTTCTTGTCTTACTCAATGTGTTCTATAATGATGAAAGCCTCTTCTATTTCCAGGCTCCTGGGCTCCTTTATAGGTCTATATATTGCTGTGAAGCTTGTGGTTGGCATGCTTTTTCAAGGTCTGATATCGTATAATCTTAGCATGCAACCATTTTTGGAGGGACTCAAGTTTGAACTGACCGATCTCTTCTAGCATTCAATTCTTGTGAGGGTGGAGTTGGAGAAGGTGGGGCATCAGACAAGAGCCAGTTGTAGCATCCACGACCTCCTTGTCCATGGCCAATCGTGCAAGATTGACCACTACAACCTGAGGTATTTCCTTACCTTGCGTCCCCAAGCCCAACGCCTATCCTCACATGCAATAGCTAAAATTCATGTGCGTCTCTACCTCAAATGAAAGGATCCATGCTATAGAAATAAACTGCTTTAATTCATGTTCCTTAAATGTATATGCACAAACAGAACCATAGAGTAGTACTTGCTTAGAGAGCTAGACCAGTGCTATGTAAAAGGTGATTTACAAAGATCTCTGTCCTGAAAGCTTTAATGGTATTTTGTATGGTTTGAAGTACAATTTCGAATTAGgcaccttgtcggtgtcaaaaccggcggatctctggtagggggtcccaaactgtgcgtctaggccggatggtaacaggaggcaggggacacaaagttttacccaggttcgggccctctcgatggaggtaaaaccctacgtcctgcttgattaatattgatgatatgggtagtacaagagttgatctaccacaagatcaaagaggctaaaccctagaagctagcctatggtatgatttttgatgtgtatgttgtcctacggactaaaaccctccggtttatatagacaccggatagggttagggttacatagagttggttacaatggtaggagatctgaacatccgtatcgccaagcttgccttccacgccaaggaaaatcccttccggacacgggacggagtcttcaatcttgtatcttcatagtccaggagtccggcttgaaggtatagttcggctatccgaacaccccctaatccaggactccctcagtagcccctgaaccaggcttcaatgacgacgagtccggcgcgcaaattgtcttcggcattgcaaggcgggttcctcctccaagtacttcatagaagattttgaacacaaagatagtgtccggctctgcaaaataagtttccacatactgccatagagagaataatatttacacaaatctaatctgctgacgtattccatggtgcgacacacctcggccaagcctttatccgagtcgtttaatTACCCACCTCAGCATGGTATGCGAGGTGgttcccttggcacgtcttataaaaatagagattgtgtccccttattacgggattctcatcaatacaggcgtgggtaacccaaccacttcTAGGACCACTAGATCATAGGAAAGTCCAAACGGAAacggggaggacgcttgatatccaccctctttataaaggggcaaagCTTTTACCTTTTCCCTCCCGTGcttaatcgaatccttcccccgcctcaagctcaaacgcccaaagctcaagttaggtgctccgaaccttcagtcatgtctggatccagccttcaaggccgatggatgccctccttcgtcacggaagaagacatcaaaaagttgagggaggccaggtatctgaccgccgaaatgtCGCATCGGCTGCCTCCTCGGGGGCAGGCCGTCCcttctcccaaacccaacgagagcgtcgtgtttgtctcccacttcctccgaggtctaggttttgctttggatcctttcgtcaggggtttgatattttattacgggctagatttccatgatctagcttcgGACTCCTTCTTGCATATCACGACCTTtgttgtcgtatgcgaggccttcctccgggttaccccccactttggcttatggctcaagacctttgaagtaaagccaacGGTGATCGAAGGGCAacatgcagagtgtggaggcgcctcaatacgcaagatgatgggagctccgtggcccaaaggttccatcccagaggtgtctgcattgtggcaacaggagtggttctacatcacgactcctagaagcgccaagtgggcggccgcccccgtttttcgctcgggccctccaccacgactgatgtcatggatcagcagaggactgagctggggcCCAGCCAAGGACGCGCCTTTACTGCAGAGccacattcgagatctcttcaacgaCGATCTcggtttggttgcggtaatacaagttatgttggttcgtcaagtccagccttgcaaatgtcggccccttcgcttgtgggagttcaatcccgagggtccgcgtgccattcaaaattttctcggcctgacacacgaggatatgtataagtcattcttcggacctcaagtagagtgtccgaaaatcaccgaggacgtgggcctgagcagtaaccgcgccgccgaacaggcaAGGAATTTTCCGGCCGAACATATTATCTTTCCTTCATTacaaagttatttctgagagtttgctttttcgaccaggactggctaacaaaggcgaagttgattcggtgttcggcccccctccctgagggtttggagaatccggtattggaaaagatgctcctgACCGCACCTTGCTCGgatcccttgaaggaagatactgtggagggtaatgcgggcggacgcgggcccccaatgctgcctattctaaccgagggagcgagcgtctccgtgGAAGAAGATGGCCGGAAGAGGAGAAGGACTGCGCCCGggaattcggaagccgaagcttccaaacgggagaagaaatcttccacCGGGGGCCCTACCTTGGGGGACGCtgctgccgcacaaagtccgcggggggatcaattctcccgggaGTCGTAAGTGACTCGAgaactttaatagtacagatatgccatccttttcttctgagaaaataaccaccgcatatatttgtgcagttcgggccttagcccctctcaaatgagctcgtcttcgggggatcttcttccagagatgatggagagcgagacgcctcctccggactcctccgctccggaagcgggcgaccctgaagtgtcgttgcggagggcctctccgagtgcgGAGAGGCCAGAAGGTGATCCAATTGATCCCCgaggctcccagtgtccggctcccgaagagggtagacaaaagagtccggcgccgtctagtgtgcgatcggacgttctgagggagttggtggggcgagcggccatctcagatgatcaccatgtgctgatgaatatggtgatggagaggatatcgtccgccgaaagcggattgcatgaagcttttatgagtctactgacaggctttgaggtacgtaaaaaggaatgtgtaatagtcatgcacatgttaggtgtgccctgtgtagacagtagcccctgagactctggttgtcgtcggaaacgatgaTGAACGGAGGATCATACAcctaggtaataaccatactgcctttatgtgcaggagatggaagctccggtggccagccggactagccagtttgcccgtttagaatggcagttggatgcggcagatgccgacatcgagcttgttaacagaaggcttgacgaggcgcagggtaagtatccttgtctggtaaacgccacataggaagagtatgatgctagtgtttttaacatgttatgactacagatggagctgccactgttgaagccttgcgggcggaacttgcccgagccaaggaacaagcaagattgtgtaatgtggctgctttgaaggcgaccgaagagttgcgggccgagaaggccgcacatggcgagagccggaagaagatggccaatatggccgtagaattaaaagccgccgtagaccgttgccgggctcttgaaaaggaaaaccaggcaaaggcatcggaccttgagaaggctgctgtaacgggaaaagacctccgctctgctatgagggaaaagaaggaggaactgcgggaagccgggggtattgtagccgggaagtcctttatgctgcagaggaagtacgaagatccacggtatgcccctctggatcggctgtcgagttcggaggatgcgtatatggatttggcggcgagcgttgccgatgcggccaagtacttccagagtcagacggaccgtgaagtagaccagctgttttggaagcAATTCCTTTCTCCTGAGCGTCCGCTTTCGTTGACgaaccaattagccgaatgggccaaactaaataggttgtccggactctccatgaggtctgttgtggatcaactatggcccggaaggtcaaaaccgagcagctatttcagcttggtgcagcaggtcctcgatgtggtgccgcgcataaatgcgatgaagaggtcggcgtgcatagaaggcgc is from Triticum aestivum cultivar Chinese Spring chromosome 3A, IWGSC CS RefSeq v2.1, whole genome shotgun sequence and encodes:
- the LOC123061548 gene encoding S-adenosyl-L-methionine-dependent uroporphyrinogen III methyltransferase, chloroplastic encodes the protein MALALRAPRFQPLPASIPATSTAFASTARPSSSAATATAICATASPFTEATSSSRYRRDAWSYTAQDSSSSSSAAAAAAAAASGRRDDEIALQLPELRRLLEALRASRGKGLEGEGGGGGPGRVALVGTGPGDPELLTLKAVRAIEAADLVLYDRLVSNEVLDLVADGARLLYVGKTAGYHSRTQEEIHELLLSFAEAGANVVRLKGGDPLVFGRGGEEMDFLQQQGIRVEVIPGITSASGIAAELGIPLTHRGVATSVRFLTGHSRNGGTDPLHVAENAADPETTLVVYMGLSTLPSLAPKLMKHGLPPDTPAVAVERGTTPQQRMVFAMLKDLVNEVHSADLVSPTLIIIGKVVALSPLWVESSEHDALNNENSSQPSPTVSPV